A section of the Alphaproteobacteria bacterium genome encodes:
- a CDS encoding EVE domain-containing protein: MAYWIMKSEPETYAWAEMVRDKRTHWDGVRNYQASNNMKAMKKGDRAFFYHSGKERRIVGVVEVVREYYPDHTDESGRFGMVDVKALMALDTPVALSDIKADEKLGGIALVRQSRLSVSPLDARSWKRICRMGGIDA, translated from the coding sequence ATCGCTTACTGGATCATGAAATCAGAGCCCGAGACCTACGCCTGGGCGGAGATGGTCAGGGACAAGCGCACCCATTGGGACGGGGTGCGCAATTACCAGGCCTCGAACAACATGAAGGCGATGAAGAAGGGCGACCGCGCCTTCTTTTATCATTCGGGCAAGGAGCGGCGCATCGTGGGCGTCGTCGAGGTGGTCAGGGAATACTACCCGGATCACACGGACGAGTCGGGCCGTTTCGGCATGGTCGATGTGAAGGCGCTCATGGCGCTCGATACACCCGTGGCGCTCTCCGACATCAAGGCGGATGAGAAGCTTGGCGGTATTGCGCTGGTGCGCCAGTCACGCCTCTCGGTCTCGCCCCTCGACGCGCGAAGCTGGAAGCGGATCTGCAGGATGGGCGGTATCGACGCCTGA
- a CDS encoding DUF1674 domain-containing protein, protein MTKAEKEKKPSRPAPATPALPASGAADLAGADKPAELRPDPTRYGDWEKDGRCIDF, encoded by the coding sequence ATGACAAAAGCGGAAAAAGAGAAGAAGCCGTCCCGCCCGGCGCCGGCGACCCCGGCGCTACCAGCGTCAGGCGCGGCCGACCTTGCCGGGGCAGACAAGCCGGCCGAGCTTCGGCCCGATCCGACGCGGTATGGTGATTGGGAGAAGGACGGCCGCTGCATCGATTTCTAG
- a CDS encoding NAD(P)H-dependent glycerol-3-phosphate dehydrogenase: MSAVTSPLAVIGAGAWGTALAQTFARTGHEVRLWARETEVVASIARDRENPLYLPGQTLAETIRASTDLDASLTGADLVFLVIPAQFLRETLAKAIPFLKDGATLIICAKGIEKSSGALMSEVVGEVAPGRAFAVMSGPTFADEVACGLPTAVTLAADDPTLGHGLIERFGSRALRPYYWPDVIGAEIGGAIKNVFAIASGIVMGKALGENARAALLTRGLAEMRRLTLAKGGRAETVMGLSGLGDLSLTCNSSRSRNTSLGIEIGRGRQVADVLGERRAVTEGVDTSAAVVDLAARLGVEMPIATSVDAVVNRGADVDDAIEALLARPFREEFDRDSF; the protein is encoded by the coding sequence ATGAGCGCCGTCACGTCGCCGCTCGCCGTCATCGGCGCCGGTGCCTGGGGCACGGCGCTCGCCCAGACATTCGCGCGAACCGGCCATGAGGTCCGGCTCTGGGCGCGCGAGACTGAAGTGGTGGCGAGCATCGCGCGCGACCGCGAAAATCCGCTCTACCTGCCCGGGCAGACGCTCGCTGAAACCATCCGGGCGAGCACCGATCTCGACGCGTCGCTGACCGGGGCCGATCTCGTCTTTCTCGTTATCCCGGCGCAATTCCTGCGCGAGACACTCGCCAAGGCGATCCCTTTCCTGAAGGACGGCGCAACGCTCATCATCTGCGCGAAGGGAATAGAAAAATCCTCGGGCGCACTGATGAGTGAAGTGGTCGGCGAGGTTGCGCCCGGTCGCGCCTTCGCCGTCATGTCGGGACCCACCTTCGCCGACGAGGTGGCGTGCGGGCTGCCCACGGCCGTGACGCTGGCGGCCGATGACCCGACGCTGGGTCACGGGTTGATCGAGCGTTTCGGCAGCCGGGCGCTGCGCCCCTATTACTGGCCCGACGTGATCGGCGCCGAGATCGGCGGCGCGATCAAGAATGTGTTCGCCATCGCCTCGGGCATTGTCATGGGCAAGGCACTTGGCGAGAATGCGCGCGCCGCGCTTCTGACGCGCGGGCTGGCTGAAATGCGCCGCCTCACGCTTGCGAAAGGCGGGCGGGCGGAAACCGTGATGGGGCTGTCGGGGCTGGGCGATCTTTCGCTCACCTGCAACAGCTCCCGTTCACGCAACACGTCCCTCGGCATCGAGATCGGCCGGGGCCGGCAGGTGGCCGATGTGCTGGGCGAACGGCGCGCCGTGACAGAAGGTGTCGACACCTCGGCCGCGGTGGTCGATCTGGCGGCGCGGCTGGGCGTCGAGATGCCCATCGCGACAAGCGTGGATGCGGTCGTCAACCGTGGGGCCGATGTCGATGATGCGATCGAGGCGCTGCTGGCCCGGCCGTTTCGCGAGGAATTCGACCGCGACAGCTTCTAA
- the acs gene encoding acetate--CoA ligase: MSEAPVFPVPAAFAADAHINEDRYFRDYEASVADPEAFWAKEGRRIDWIKPYSKIRDVDFTGDVRIRWFYDGTLNVSANCLDRHLATRGDDIAIIWEGDEPDQDARITYRELYEKVCRLANGLKQLGVKKGEVVTIYMPMIPEAAVAMLACARIGAIHSVVFGGFSPDSLAGRIQDGNSVLVITADEGVRGSKKVPLKKNVDDAVRNCPTIRNVVMVERTGADVNFEADRDVWYHELVADVPAECPPEEMNAEDPLFILYTSGSTGKPKGVLHTSGGYIVYASMTHEYVFDYKRGEVFWCTADVGWVTGHSYIVYGPLANGATTLMFEGVPNYPDVSRFWQVVDKHQVNIFYTAPTAIRALERHGDAPVQKTSRKSLRLLGSVGEPINDQAWLWYYRVVGDERCPVVDTWWQTETGGILISPLPGATRLKPGSATRPLFGVRPAIVDSDGQELSGACSGNLCLLDSWPGQMRTVYGDHDRFVQTYFSTYKGKYFTGDGCRRDDDGYYWITGRVDDVINVSGHRMGTAEVESALDAHPKVVETAVVGVPHDIKGQGIYAYVTLNLNEEPSEELRDELKKWVRKEIGPIAVPDAIQFAPGLPKTRSGKIMRRILRKIAENELDKLGDISTLADPGVVDDLKVNRQEVNRA, translated from the coding sequence ATGTCTGAAGCTCCGGTCTTTCCCGTGCCGGCGGCGTTCGCTGCCGATGCCCATATCAACGAAGACCGGTATTTCAGGGATTACGAAGCGTCCGTCGCCGACCCTGAGGCCTTCTGGGCGAAGGAAGGGCGGCGGATCGACTGGATCAAGCCCTACTCGAAGATCAGGGATGTCGATTTTACGGGCGACGTGCGGATCCGCTGGTTTTACGACGGGACACTCAACGTGTCCGCCAACTGCCTGGATCGGCACCTGGCAACCAGGGGTGATGACATCGCCATCATCTGGGAGGGCGACGAGCCGGACCAGGACGCGCGTATCACCTATCGCGAGCTTTACGAAAAAGTCTGCCGCCTCGCCAACGGGCTGAAGCAGCTGGGCGTCAAGAAGGGCGAGGTGGTAACCATCTACATGCCGATGATTCCGGAAGCGGCGGTGGCCATGCTCGCCTGCGCGCGGATCGGCGCGATACATTCGGTCGTGTTTGGCGGATTCTCGCCCGACTCCCTCGCAGGGCGCATTCAGGACGGCAATTCGGTTCTGGTCATCACGGCGGACGAGGGGGTGCGCGGCAGCAAGAAGGTGCCGCTCAAGAAAAATGTGGATGACGCGGTCAGGAACTGCCCCACGATCCGCAATGTCGTGATGGTTGAACGCACGGGCGCGGACGTCAATTTCGAAGCGGACCGTGACGTCTGGTATCACGAGCTGGTAGCGGATGTGCCGGCCGAATGCCCGCCCGAGGAAATGAACGCCGAGGACCCTCTGTTCATCCTTTACACATCGGGCTCTACCGGCAAGCCGAAGGGCGTGCTGCACACATCGGGCGGGTATATCGTCTATGCCTCGATGACCCACGAGTACGTCTTCGACTACAAGCGGGGCGAGGTGTTCTGGTGCACCGCCGATGTCGGCTGGGTGACGGGACACAGCTACATCGTCTACGGGCCGCTGGCCAACGGCGCGACCACTCTCATGTTCGAGGGGGTACCGAACTATCCCGATGTCTCGCGCTTCTGGCAGGTGGTCGACAAGCATCAGGTGAACATCTTTTACACCGCACCCACCGCCATCCGTGCACTCGAACGCCACGGCGATGCGCCGGTGCAAAAGACCAGTCGCAAATCACTGCGCCTGCTGGGCTCGGTCGGCGAGCCGATCAACGATCAGGCCTGGCTCTGGTATTACCGGGTCGTCGGGGACGAGCGCTGCCCCGTTGTCGATACCTGGTGGCAGACGGAAACCGGCGGCATCCTGATCAGCCCGCTGCCGGGCGCCACCCGGCTCAAGCCGGGCAGCGCGACGCGTCCGCTTTTCGGGGTTCGCCCGGCGATCGTCGATAGTGACGGTCAGGAGCTCTCGGGGGCGTGCTCGGGCAATCTGTGCCTGCTGGATTCCTGGCCCGGCCAGATGCGCACCGTTTACGGTGATCACGACCGTTTCGTGCAGACCTATTTTTCGACCTACAAGGGCAAGTATTTCACGGGCGATGGCTGCCGGCGGGACGACGACGGGTATTACTGGATCACCGGCCGGGTCGATGACGTGATCAACGTCTCGGGCCACCGGATGGGAACGGCCGAGGTGGAGAGCGCGCTGGACGCCCATCCCAAGGTGGTCGAAACCGCCGTTGTCGGCGTGCCCCACGACATCAAGGGACAGGGCATCTACGCCTATGTCACGCTGAACCTGAACGAGGAGCCGAGCGAGGAGTTGCGCGACGAATTGAAGAAATGGGTGCGCAAGGAGATCGGCCCCATCGCGGTGCCGGATGCGATCCAGTTCGCGCCGGGTCTGCCCAAGACCCGATCGGGCAAGATCATGCGGCGCATCCTGCGCAAGATTGCCGAGAACGAGCTCGACAAGCTGGGCGATATCTCGACCCTGGCGGACCCGGGCGTGGTGGACGATCTCAAGGTCAACCGCCAGGAAGTAAACCGGGCCTGA
- a CDS encoding uroporphyrinogen-III synthase, which produces MARPIALVTRPWEDAEPLAHALQSQGYRPVVEPLLGIEDLHTPLRPPDDLQAIAVTSTNGVRALARRAHLDLWHVPVFTVGDASARAARAAGFRHVTSAAGDVAALARCLVQNLDPAAGPVLHVSGANAAGDLAGRLAGEGFDAKRVALYRAEPARRLSEAARALFRARAVALALFFSPRTGETFVRLANRDEIGPDCAETVALCLSPAVAKKISILPWRAVVIADKPDQDSLLTEAARLANRFHA; this is translated from the coding sequence ATGGCGCGCCCCATTGCCCTTGTCACCCGCCCCTGGGAGGACGCCGAACCGCTCGCCCATGCGCTCCAGAGCCAGGGGTACCGCCCGGTCGTCGAACCGCTGCTCGGGATCGAGGACCTGCACACGCCGCTGCGCCCGCCCGATGATCTGCAGGCCATCGCCGTCACCAGCACGAACGGGGTGCGCGCGCTCGCCCGCCGCGCCCATCTCGATCTTTGGCACGTGCCGGTGTTCACCGTCGGCGACGCAAGCGCCCGCGCCGCGCGCGCGGCCGGGTTTCGCCATGTCACCTCGGCCGCGGGCGACGTGGCCGCGCTCGCCCGGTGCCTGGTCCAAAATCTCGACCCCGCGGCGGGCCCGGTCCTGCATGTTTCGGGCGCGAATGCTGCCGGGGATCTCGCGGGCCGCCTGGCGGGCGAGGGCTTCGACGCAAAACGTGTCGCGCTCTACCGGGCCGAACCGGCGCGCCGTCTCTCGGAAGCGGCTCGCGCCCTCTTTCGCGCTCGCGCCGTGGCGCTGGCGCTGTTCTTTTCGCCGCGAACCGGGGAGACTTTCGTCCGCCTCGCCAACCGGGACGAGATCGGCCCCGATTGCGCCGAGACGGTCGCGCTCTGCCTGAGCCCGGCGGTGGCGAAAAAAATCAGCATCCTGCCGTGGCGGGCGGTTGTGATCGCCGACAAGCCCGATCAGGATAGCCTCCTCACCGAGGCGGCCCGGCTCGCCAACAGGTTCCACGCCTGA
- a CDS encoding thermonuclease family protein translates to MASRPTDPFPTGGRIARKRCGRLLATVLSTTVLVTAGAGTTAGMAAAEQGGLGPVAAHLVRVIDGDTVRVRAHIWIDQQVEVTVRLEGADAAELNGRCEFERRLAREARARLGELLSDGGLVMDRIGPGKYGGRVVARVFTLAGDDIAQRLIEEGLARPYDGGGRGPWCDALASAP, encoded by the coding sequence ATGGCGTCACGGCCGACAGACCCTTTTCCGACCGGCGGCCGGATCGCCCGCAAGCGCTGCGGGCGTCTCCTGGCAACCGTTCTTTCGACAACAGTCCTTGTCACCGCCGGGGCCGGAACGACCGCCGGTATGGCGGCCGCGGAGCAAGGCGGGCTTGGTCCCGTCGCGGCCCACCTCGTGCGTGTCATCGATGGTGACACGGTGCGGGTCCGCGCCCATATCTGGATCGACCAGCAGGTGGAGGTCACGGTGCGCCTCGAGGGTGCGGACGCGGCGGAGCTGAATGGGCGCTGCGAATTCGAACGCCGCCTCGCGCGGGAAGCGCGGGCGCGACTGGGTGAGCTTCTCAGCGACGGCGGTCTCGTGATGGACCGGATCGGCCCCGGCAAGTATGGCGGGCGCGTCGTGGCCCGGGTCTTTACCCTGGCCGGGGACGACATCGCCCAACGGCTCATCGAGGAGGGACTCGCCCGCCCCTATGACGGCGGCGGGCGCGGCCCGTGGTGCGACGCCCTCGCAAGCGCGCCGTAA
- the tsaD gene encoding tRNA (adenosine(37)-N6)-threonylcarbamoyltransferase complex transferase subunit TsaD: protein MTEAGFQNVIFLGIETSCDETAAAVVRAEIGGDHTIAERAVLGELTLSQLADHRPYGGVVPEIAARAHLVHLQNLVRRTMDEARLGFADLDGVAATSGPGLVGGLMVGLTLAKGVALAAGRPCLAINHLEAHALSARLTERELDFPYLLLLVSGGHCQILLVSGVGSYRVLGTTIDDAVGEAFDKVAKMMGLSYPGGPEIELRALKGRRQAFDLPRPMLGRDGADFSFAGLKTAVRLALVRRKAAGGVTDDDIADMAASFQSAVGDVLGDRVANAIRAVRDGEPAAVGLRHLVVAGGVAANGFLRSRLADCAAAAGLTLLAPPLRYCTDNGAMIAWAGIERFMLGARGDPAAPVRPRWPLAEMTAPAA, encoded by the coding sequence ATGACAGAGGCGGGATTTCAGAACGTGATTTTTCTCGGCATCGAGACGAGTTGCGACGAAACGGCGGCGGCGGTGGTCCGGGCGGAGATCGGTGGCGACCACACCATCGCCGAGCGGGCCGTATTGGGCGAACTGACCCTGAGCCAGTTGGCCGACCACCGCCCTTATGGCGGCGTGGTGCCCGAGATCGCCGCCCGCGCCCATCTGGTTCATCTTCAGAACCTGGTGCGCCGAACGATGGACGAGGCCAGGCTCGGCTTCGCCGATCTCGATGGCGTCGCCGCCACCTCGGGGCCGGGACTGGTGGGCGGGCTCATGGTCGGGCTTACCCTGGCCAAGGGCGTGGCGCTCGCGGCCGGCCGTCCCTGTCTCGCCATCAACCATCTCGAGGCGCACGCCCTGTCGGCCCGGCTGACGGAACGCGAGCTCGATTTTCCCTATCTGCTCCTGCTGGTCTCGGGCGGGCATTGCCAGATCCTGCTGGTCTCGGGCGTGGGGTCGTATCGTGTACTCGGCACCACGATCGACGATGCGGTGGGCGAGGCCTTCGACAAGGTGGCCAAGATGATGGGTCTCTCGTATCCGGGCGGTCCCGAAATCGAGCTCCGCGCGCTCAAGGGGCGGCGCCAGGCTTTCGATCTGCCGCGGCCGATGCTGGGCCGGGACGGCGCGGATTTTTCCTTCGCCGGGCTCAAGACCGCCGTGCGTCTGGCCCTGGTGCGGCGCAAGGCGGCGGGCGGCGTCACCGACGATGACATCGCGGATATGGCGGCCTCGTTCCAATCGGCCGTCGGAGACGTGCTGGGCGACCGTGTCGCGAACGCCATCCGGGCCGTGCGCGACGGCGAGCCCGCGGCCGTAGGGCTCCGCCATCTCGTCGTCGCGGGCGGCGTGGCGGCCAACGGCTTCCTGCGCAGCCGGCTTGCCGACTGCGCCGCCGCCGCCGGTCTCACCCTTCTGGCGCCGCCCCTGCGCTACTGCACCGATAATGGGGCGATGATCGCCTGGGCGGGGATCGAACGCTTCATGCTCGGCGCCAGGGGCGACCCCGCGGCGCCGGTCCGCCCGCGCTGGCCCCTGGCCGAGATGACGGCGCCGGCCGCATGA
- the hemC gene encoding hydroxymethylbilane synthase, which translates to MSGKKIPAPPGPAGFSLTLGTRGSPLALAQAHQVARRLAALGRESGTPIRTRIRTLQTTGDREVSGPLRDIGGKGLFTKEIDAAQLAGEVEVGVHSMKDLATRLPDGLVIAAVLPREDPRDALFARGITRLADLPPGAVLGTASLRRAAQVRALRPDLRVVSLRGNVQTRLRKLAAREIDATLLALAGLNRLELAGEADAVLETDEMLPAVAQGAIALTCRADDPVVIRILAALDDPDSADPVTAERAMLAVLDGSCRTPIAGLARLRGADIHLEGLVALPDGSEVHRAEATGPRHEAQSLGRRLGELLRDRAGPGFMARLLAAESVDGPGESGGSGT; encoded by the coding sequence ATGTCCGGCAAAAAAATACCCGCCCCGCCCGGCCCCGCAGGTTTCAGCCTGACGCTCGGCACGCGCGGCAGTCCGCTCGCCCTGGCCCAGGCCCATCAGGTGGCCCGGCGCCTGGCCGCCCTCGGCCGGGAATCCGGCACGCCGATCCGGACCCGAATTCGCACGCTCCAGACGACGGGTGACCGGGAAGTCTCGGGTCCGCTTCGCGATATCGGCGGCAAGGGTCTCTTTACCAAGGAGATCGACGCGGCCCAGCTCGCGGGTGAGGTCGAGGTGGGCGTCCATTCCATGAAGGACCTCGCCACCCGTTTGCCCGATGGCCTCGTCATCGCCGCCGTCCTGCCGCGCGAGGATCCGCGCGACGCGCTGTTCGCGCGCGGCATCACGCGCCTCGCCGATCTGCCCCCGGGCGCGGTCCTGGGCACGGCCTCGCTGCGCCGGGCCGCGCAGGTACGGGCCTTGCGCCCTGATCTCCGGGTCGTGAGCCTGCGCGGCAACGTCCAGACCCGGCTGCGCAAGCTCGCCGCGCGCGAGATCGATGCCACCCTGCTCGCCCTTGCCGGGCTCAACCGGCTCGAACTGGCGGGCGAGGCGGATGCGGTGCTCGAGACCGACGAGATGCTGCCCGCCGTGGCCCAGGGCGCGATAGCCCTCACCTGCCGGGCCGACGATCCGGTGGTCATCCGAATTCTCGCGGCCCTCGACGATCCCGACAGCGCCGATCCGGTCACGGCCGAGCGCGCGATGCTGGCGGTGCTCGACGGCTCGTGCCGGACACCTATCGCGGGGCTGGCCCGCCTGCGCGGGGCGGACATTCATCTCGAAGGCCTCGTCGCCCTGCCGGACGGCTCGGAGGTTCATCGCGCCGAGGCCACGGGCCCGCGCCATGAGGCGCAGAGCCTTGGCCGCCGCCTCGGCGAGCTGTTGCGCGACCGCGCCGGGCCCGGCTTCATGGCCCGGCTTCTGGCCGCAGAGTCGGTCGACGGTCCGGGCGAATCGGGCGGGTCCGGGACATAA
- a CDS encoding Rieske (2Fe-2S) protein, producing the protein MTQSIRLASLDELPAAGAKGFRIDRGDPGDGDTHRLIVYRNGPEIYVYQNSCPHTGGPLDWVPDRFLDIDKRHFLCATHGALFRLADGHCVHGPCRGDSLTPVAHEIRDGAIWVAPPEPD; encoded by the coding sequence ATGACCCAATCGATCCGCCTTGCCAGTCTCGACGAACTGCCGGCCGCAGGTGCGAAGGGGTTTCGCATCGATCGGGGTGACCCGGGTGACGGAGACACGCACCGCCTCATCGTCTATCGCAACGGCCCGGAGATTTATGTCTACCAAAACAGCTGCCCCCACACGGGCGGCCCGCTGGACTGGGTGCCGGACCGGTTTCTCGATATCGACAAGCGGCACTTTCTGTGTGCCACCCATGGTGCGCTGTTTCGGCTTGCGGACGGGCACTGCGTTCATGGTCCCTGCCGCGGCGACAGTCTCACGCCGGTCGCCCATGAAATCCGTGACGGCGCGATCTGGGTCGCGCCGCCGGAACCGGATTGA
- a CDS encoding transcription antitermination factor NusB, with protein sequence MSDPHPPHSAARTDAPDKAQVTPGARTVALDLLQAVLRKGRPLDDTLERSSANTRLEARDRAFARLLAVTTLRRLGQIDALIATFLDRPLKANARDVEDILRLGLCQLLFLDTPAHAAVDTSVRLVAGRGHSFARGLVNAVLRRADREARERVADQDAPRLNTPDWLWQSWCRSYGEVPSRAIAEMHMRTPPLDITLREPESAGIWAERLGGAVLPTGSVRLAGGGAISDMPGYDEGAWWVQDAAASLPAQLLMNAVPANHGGFRIADLCAAPGGKTAQLAAMTGSRNGAEGGAEIHAVDTSPARLRKHDANLHRLGLKSRTTVADVLSWRPAQAFDAILLDAPCTATGTLRRHPDIAQLKTPDDVARLARLQEALLAASAHLVKPGGVLVYCTCSLEAEEGVEQTARFLEKHPAFIRLPVRAAEIGGIEAAVSAEGDLRTLPHHLGELGGMDGFYAARLRRSE encoded by the coding sequence ATGTCCGATCCGCACCCTCCTCATTCCGCCGCCCGGACCGACGCGCCCGACAAGGCGCAGGTGACGCCCGGCGCGCGGACCGTGGCGCTCGACCTTCTCCAGGCGGTGCTGCGCAAGGGGCGCCCGCTCGACGACACTCTCGAACGCTCCAGCGCCAATACCCGTCTCGAGGCGCGCGACCGCGCATTCGCCCGGCTTCTCGCCGTCACCACGCTGCGCCGGCTGGGTCAGATCGATGCTCTCATCGCCACTTTCCTGGACCGGCCGCTAAAGGCCAATGCGCGCGATGTCGAGGATATTCTGCGGCTTGGCCTTTGCCAGTTGCTGTTTCTGGACACCCCGGCGCATGCCGCCGTGGACACATCCGTCCGTCTGGTGGCGGGGCGCGGGCATTCTTTTGCGCGGGGACTCGTCAATGCAGTACTGCGCCGGGCCGACCGTGAGGCGCGCGAACGGGTCGCGGACCAGGACGCGCCCCGGTTGAACACGCCCGACTGGCTCTGGCAAAGCTGGTGCCGATCATATGGCGAGGTGCCGAGCCGGGCCATCGCCGAGATGCACATGCGGACCCCGCCGCTCGACATCACGCTGCGCGAGCCCGAATCCGCCGGCATCTGGGCCGAGAGGTTGGGCGGTGCGGTCTTGCCGACCGGCTCCGTCCGCCTCGCCGGTGGCGGCGCCATTTCCGACATGCCGGGCTATGACGAAGGCGCGTGGTGGGTCCAGGATGCGGCCGCCTCCCTGCCGGCGCAACTCCTGATGAATGCGGTTCCGGCCAATCACGGCGGGTTCAGGATCGCCGATCTCTGCGCCGCGCCGGGCGGCAAGACCGCACAGCTCGCCGCCATGACCGGCAGCCGGAACGGCGCCGAGGGCGGGGCGGAAATTCACGCCGTCGACACCTCGCCGGCCCGGCTGCGCAAGCATGACGCCAATCTCCACCGGCTTGGCCTGAAGAGCCGGACCACGGTCGCCGACGTGCTGTCCTGGCGCCCGGCCCAGGCGTTCGATGCGATCCTCCTGGATGCGCCCTGCACTGCCACCGGCACGCTGCGCCGCCATCCCGATATCGCACAGCTCAAGACACCCGATGACGTGGCGCGACTGGCCCGGCTGCAGGAGGCCCTGCTGGCGGCGTCGGCGCACCTGGTCAAGCCGGGCGGCGTCCTCGTCTATTGCACCTGTTCGCTCGAGGCCGAGGAAGGCGTCGAACAGACCGCACGGTTCCTCGAGAAGCATCCTGCCTTCATCCGCCTGCCGGTGCGCGCGGCCGAAATAGGCGGGATCGAGGCCGCGGTTTCGGCCGAGGGCGATTTGCGCACCCTGCCCCATCACCTCGGAGAGCTGGGTGGGATGGACGGGTTTTACGCGGCCCGCTTGCGGCGCTCCGAATGA
- a CDS encoding methyl-accepting chemotaxis protein: MLKFKSRASLGRETDQSDVALISEGAGEAPATDSVAGELERLRQVIDSMPVNVLTCDLKDFTITFANQTSLRTLESLEDLLPCKGSEIVGQSIDIFHKHPEHQRKLLRDPANLPHQAIIQLGDEFLDLLVTAMTDRGGNYIGPMLTWSIITEKVKLDEAAARLANMVDQMPINVLTCEKTNFKINYANKTSLDTLAELEHLLPCKATELMGQSIDIFHKHPEHQRKLLADPANLPHQAKIQLGNEWLDLKVSAMYDKQGNYEGPMLTWSRVTKQMELANNFETNVSAVVEAVSSASTEMQATAESMSTTAEETTRQASAVAAASEEAAANVQTVAAAAEQLSNSINEISRQVAESTKISATAVEEARRTNTEVEGLAEAAQKIGEVVDLINDIASQTNLLALNATIEAARAGEAGKGFAVVASEVKSLANQTAQATEEISQQIGNIQSATTTAVTAIKGIDEIISKISEVTTSIASAVEQQGAATNEIAQNVQQASSGTQEVSSNIGGVNQAASETGNAAGQVLEAASGLSRDSETLKQAVQSFLQEVRAL, translated from the coding sequence ATGCTGAAGTTTAAGAGCCGGGCCAGCCTGGGCCGGGAGACTGACCAGAGTGACGTTGCCCTGATTTCCGAGGGGGCCGGGGAGGCGCCAGCGACCGATTCTGTGGCGGGTGAGCTCGAACGGCTGCGCCAGGTGATCGACAGCATGCCGGTGAACGTCCTGACCTGCGATCTCAAGGATTTCACCATCACCTTCGCCAACCAGACCAGCCTTCGAACCCTCGAATCACTCGAGGACCTGCTGCCCTGCAAGGGCAGCGAGATCGTCGGCCAGTCGATCGACATTTTCCACAAACACCCGGAGCACCAGCGCAAGCTCCTGCGCGACCCGGCCAACCTGCCCCACCAGGCGATCATTCAGTTGGGCGACGAATTTCTCGATCTGCTCGTTACGGCGATGACTGATCGGGGCGGGAATTACATCGGCCCGATGCTGACCTGGAGCATCATCACTGAAAAAGTAAAACTCGACGAGGCGGCCGCGCGATTGGCCAACATGGTCGATCAAATGCCCATCAACGTGCTGACCTGCGAAAAAACCAATTTCAAAATCAACTACGCGAACAAGACCAGCCTGGACACGCTGGCCGAGCTCGAGCATCTCCTGCCGTGCAAGGCGACCGAGCTGATGGGCCAGTCGATCGACATTTTCCATAAACACCCGGAACATCAGCGCAAGCTCCTGGCCGATCCGGCGAACCTGCCCCATCAGGCGAAGATCCAGCTTGGCAATGAATGGCTCGATCTCAAGGTCTCGGCCATGTACGACAAGCAAGGAAACTACGAGGGGCCAATGCTGACCTGGTCCAGGGTCACCAAACAGATGGAACTGGCCAATAATTTCGAGACGAACGTCTCGGCCGTCGTGGAAGCTGTTTCGTCCGCATCGACCGAAATGCAGGCCACGGCCGAGAGTATGTCGACCACGGCAGAAGAGACGACCCGTCAGGCAAGCGCGGTCGCCGCCGCTTCCGAGGAGGCGGCCGCCAATGTCCAGACCGTCGCGGCCGCTGCGGAGCAACTTTCAAATTCAATCAATGAAATCAGCCGCCAGGTCGCGGAATCGACGAAAATTTCCGCCACCGCCGTCGAGGAGGCGCGGCGCACCAATACCGAGGTCGAGGGGCTTGCCGAGGCCGCCCAGAAAATCGGCGAGGTCGTCGATCTCATCAATGACATTGCCAGCCAGACAAATCTCCTGGCCCTCAACGCGACCATCGAAGCGGCTCGCGCCGGCGAAGCCGGCAAGGGGTTCGCCGTCGTCGCGAGCGAAGTCAAGAGCCTCGCCAACCAGACGGCTCAGGCAACCGAGGAGATCAGCCAGCAGATCGGCAATATCCAAAGTGCGACCACGACCGCCGTCACGGCGATCAAGGGGATCGACGAGATCATCTCCAAGATCAGTGAAGTCACCACGTCGATCGCGTCGGCCGTCGAACAACAGGGCGCGGCCACGAACGAGATCGCGCAGAATGTCCAGCAGGCCTCGAGTGGGACGCAGGAAGTCTCCAGCAATATCGGCGGCGTCAATCAGGCCGCCAGCGAAACCGGCAACGCAGCCGGACAGGTCCTCGAGGCCGCTTCCGGGCTGTCACGGGATTCCGAAACTCTGAAGCAGGCCGTCCAGTCCTTCCTTCAGGAAGTCCGGGCGCTCTAG